A single Cucumis melo cultivar AY chromosome 4, USDA_Cmelo_AY_1.0, whole genome shotgun sequence DNA region contains:
- the LOC103494986 gene encoding LOW QUALITY PROTEIN: universal stress protein PHOS32-like (The sequence of the model RefSeq protein was modified relative to this genomic sequence to represent the inferred CDS: inserted 2 bases in 1 codon), producing MDPQHHLRNHSLDPDPQLPSIKIHHPASPRHPSATTPVATXPTPTAGARRKVGVAVDLSEESAFAVRWAVQHYLRPGDAVILLHVSPTSVLFGADWGSIDISLNTVDDNPDDEDAADGENNQNQNRAERSKRKLEDDFDAFTASKAADLAKPIKDAQIPYKIHIVKDHDMRERLCLEVERLGLNALIMGSRGFGAAKRGTDGGLGSVSDYCVHHCVCPVVVVRFPDEKDGGFSGSAAVALKDEGDSEMKSETSEAAES from the exons atggatcctcaacaccacCTTCGAAATCACTCCTTAGACCCTGATCCCCAACTTCCCTCCATTAAAATTCACCATCCAGCCTCCCCTCGCCACCCCTCCGCTACCACCCCCGTCGCCAC CCCCACTCCCACTGCTGGCGCCCGCCGCAAGGTTGGCGTCGCCGTCGACCTCTCCGAAGAGAGTGCTTTTGCTGTCCGCTGGGCTGTCCAACACTACCTTCGTCCTGGCGATGCTGTTATTCTTCTCCATGTCAGCCCTACTTCCGTGCTCTTCGGCGCCGATTGGGGCTCCATCGATATTTCTCTCAACACTGTTGATGATAATCCCGACGATGAGGATGCAGCTGATGGTGAAAACAATCAAAATCAGAACCGGGCCGAGCGGTCGAAGCGTAAATTGGAGGACGATTTTGATGCCTTTACTGCCTCGAAAGCTGCCGATCTAGCCAAACCTATTAAAGATGCTCAAATTCCTTACAAGATTCACATAGTGAAGGATCATGACATGAGAGAGAGGCTGTGTTTGGAAGTTGAGAGATTAGGGCTCAATGCCCTAATCATGGGAAGTCGCGGCTTTGGTGCAGCGAAGCGCGGTACCGACGGCGGCCTTGGGAGCGTTAGCGACTATTGCGTTCATCATTGTGTTTGTCCTGTGGTGGTGGTTCGGTTTCCGGATGAGAAGGACGGCGGTTTTAGCGGCAGTGCTGCGGTGGCTCTGAAGGATGAAGGCGACTCTGAGATGAAGTCTGAAACTTCGGAAGCGGCAGAGTCTTAA